One segment of Manihot esculenta cultivar AM560-2 chromosome 4, M.esculenta_v8, whole genome shotgun sequence DNA contains the following:
- the LOC110613854 gene encoding probable inactive chitinase-like protein LaCIC, giving the protein MGAFAFIISSFLLTSFLLSISAEQCGYQAGGALCPEGQCCSQWGWCGTTVEYCCDGCQSQCNPDDICGSGGGGGGGGGGGGGGGGGGGGGEGGGDLSRIISKSLFEGMLIHRNDAACPARGFYTYEAFITAAQAFPTFGTTGDDATRKREIAAFFGQTSHETTGGWPTAPGGPYAWGYCFLEELSPSDYCSSSAKYPCAPGKQYYGRGPIQLTWNYNYGQCGNALGIDLLNNPDLVEKDPVISFKTAIWFWMTPQSPKPSCHDVITGEWSPNPADSAAGRVPGYGLITNIINGGLECGGGPDPRVEDRIGFYKRYCDIFGVDYGDNLDCSNQKPFGNGLVDSM; this is encoded by the exons ATGGGAGCTTTCGCTTTTATAATTTCTTCTTTTCTGTTGACATCCTTTTTGCTTAGTATTTCAGCTGAGCAATGTGGATATCAAGCCGGGGGTGCATTATGCCCTGAAGGCCAATGTTGCAGTCAATGGGGCTGGTGTGGTACCACAGTCGAGTATTGTTGTGATGGTTGCCAAAGCCAATGTAACCCTGATGATATATGTGGcagtggtggaggtggaggcgGTGGCGGAGGTGGCGGCGGAGGTGGAGGTGGCGGCGGTGGTGGAGGAGAAGGCGGTGGAGACCTCAGTAGAATCATCTCAAAATCATTATTTGAAGGGATGCTTATACATAGAAATGATGCTGCTTGTCCTGCTCGCGGATTTTATACATATGAGGCTTTCATTACAGCAGCCCAAGCTTTTCCTACCTTTGGAACCACTGGAGATGATGCTACACGTAAAAGAGAGATTGCTGCATTCTTCGGACAGACATCTCATGAAACTACAG GAGGGTGGCCAACAGCACCGGGTGGACCATATGCTTGGGGATATTGCTTTTTGGAGGAATTAAGTCCATCAGACTATTGTTCTTCAAGTGCCAAATATCCTTGTGCTCCTGGGAAGCAGTATTATGGCAGAGGTCCCATCCAACTTACATG GAATTACAATTATGGGCAGTGCGGTAATGCCCTAGGCATAGACTTGTTGAACAATCCAGACCTAGTGGAGAAAGATCCAGTCATTTCCTTCAAGACAGCAATCTGGTTCTGGATGACTCCACAATCTCCAAAGCCCTCTTGCCACGACGTCATCACTGGAGAATGGTCACCCAACCCTGCTGATTCGGCGGCAGGAAGAGTTCCAGGTTATGGCTTGATAACAAACATCATCAATGGTGGTCTTGAATGTGGTGGAGGTCCTGATCCACGGGTTGAAGATCGGATTGGGTTCTACAAGAGATATTGTGATATATTTGGAGTTGACTATGGTGACAATCTTGACTGCAGTAATCAAAAGCCATTTGGAAATGGGCTGGTAGATTCTATGTAA